The window TTGAGCGCGCCTCGCGTCGCGAGCGTCGCGGGATCGTCGCCGGCGGCATCCACCCCGTGTACCCGCTCGTCGAACTCGGCGTCGAGCGACCGCACCCGCCGCCGCCGCAGCCAGGTGTAGCACGTGCGGCGCACGATTGCGAGCAGCCAGGTGCGCGCGTCGCCCCCGCGATAGCTGCCGAAGTAGCGCAGCGCGCGGAGATAGGCGTCCTGCACCACGTCCTCGGCATCGTGGTCGTCGCGCACGAGGAAACGCGCCAACGCGTAGGCCGCATCGAGGTGTGGCAATACCGTCTGCTCGTAACCGCTTGGCGGGCTCGGATTCACCGGCATCTCCACTTGGCCGCTCTCGTGGCGCACTGCCATGGGACCGCGCCGGATCGTGGATTATTCCCGGCGT is drawn from Gemmatimonadales bacterium and contains these coding sequences:
- a CDS encoding sigma-70 family RNA polymerase sigma factor; this encodes MAVRHESGQVEMPVNPSPPSGYEQTVLPHLDAAYALARFLVRDDHDAEDVVQDAYLRALRYFGSYRGGDARTWLLAIVRRTCYTWLRRRRVRSLDAEFDERVHGVDAAGDDPATLATRGALKDTLLEAVERLPVEFREVVVLRDIEGLSYREIAQVAGVPVGTVMSRLSRARRRLHAALSPADLERS